From Sediminibacterium sp. TEGAF015, a single genomic window includes:
- a CDS encoding 50S ribosomal protein L25, translating into MNTITIEGVLRTEHGKKAARQIRSQENVPGVIYGGAEEINFYAPAKAFKPLVYTGEFQLAEVSVGGKKYKCILKDLQFDKVTDSLLHVDLLELVDNKKVIATLPLKFTGTSVGVKSGGKLVTKMKALKIKALPKDLTSTIEVDITSLELNGNIRVEDVKAPNIEILNSPRIPIASVVMTRQLKQEEASAAKDEKKK; encoded by the coding sequence ATGAATACAATTACAATCGAAGGTGTTCTGAGGACCGAACATGGCAAAAAAGCCGCCCGCCAGATTCGCTCTCAAGAAAATGTGCCGGGTGTAATTTACGGGGGTGCGGAGGAGATTAATTTCTATGCTCCAGCTAAGGCTTTCAAGCCATTAGTGTACACTGGTGAATTTCAGTTGGCAGAAGTTTCTGTAGGTGGAAAAAAATACAAATGTATTTTGAAAGACTTACAGTTTGACAAAGTAACCGATAGCCTACTACACGTAGACTTGTTGGAACTAGTAGATAACAAAAAAGTAATCGCTACTTTGCCTTTAAAATTCACTGGTACTTCAGTGGGTGTTAAAAGCGGTGGTAAGTTGGTAACTAAGATGAAAGCTTTAAAAATTAAAGCGCTTCCTAAGGATCTAACTTCAACTATTGAAGTAGACATTACCAGCTTGGAATTAAACGGAAACATCCGTGTAGAAGACGTTAAAGCTCCCAATATTGAGATCTTAAACTCTCCACGTATTCCAATCGCTTCTGTAGTAATGACTCGTCAGTTAAAGCAGGAAGAAGCTTCTGCAGCAAAAGACGAAAAGAAGAAATAA
- the aac(6') gene encoding aminoglycoside 6'-N-acetyltransferase, with the protein MLIEPINNSNLKELTRLFVEMFPETDYDAEFRIFEKSIGSANEICFLAREGNQYIGFIHITLRSDYVEGSDLSPTAYVEALYVKPDCRRKGIAKALLQKAEQWAISKNCFTLASDTAITNYNSIRFHRCIGFEEANRIVCFIKKLGE; encoded by the coding sequence ATGCTTATTGAACCCATAAATAATAGTAACCTAAAAGAACTTACCAGACTTTTTGTTGAAATGTTTCCTGAAACAGATTATGATGCCGAATTCCGAATATTTGAAAAAAGCATTGGATCTGCAAACGAAATCTGCTTTTTAGCAAGAGAAGGAAATCAATATATAGGTTTCATACATATCACTTTGAGATCGGATTATGTAGAAGGGTCGGACCTATCACCAACTGCTTATGTAGAAGCCCTATATGTCAAACCAGATTGTAGAAGAAAAGGAATAGCCAAAGCCTTACTACAGAAGGCTGAGCAATGGGCAATCTCCAAAAATTGTTTTACACTTGCTTCCGACACAGCTATAACCAATTATAACAGCATTCGTTTTCATCGATGTATTGGATTTGAGGAAGCCAACAGAATAGTATGCTTTATTAAAAAATTAGGAGAATAA
- a CDS encoding fumarylacetoacetate hydrolase family protein, whose protein sequence is MKIFCVGRNYADHAKELGNAVPEEPVIFMKPKTALLQPNTPFYYPEFSNELHYEVELVLRISKNGKYISEDQAHKYYDALTVGIDFTARDIQANLKKKGLPWEKAKAWDNSAVAGNWVLFSEEMRKGPIVFSLNQNGKQVQLGNTQDMIFSFDHIVSHISRYFSLNIGDMIYTGTPAGVGECVVGDQLQGFLADQKMFELEIK, encoded by the coding sequence ATGAAAATATTTTGCGTTGGCCGAAATTATGCCGATCATGCAAAAGAACTTGGCAACGCTGTTCCTGAAGAGCCGGTTATTTTCATGAAACCGAAGACTGCGCTCTTGCAGCCCAATACGCCATTCTATTATCCCGAATTTTCCAACGAATTACATTACGAAGTAGAGTTGGTATTGCGTATTAGCAAGAACGGCAAATACATCAGCGAAGACCAGGCCCATAAATACTACGATGCCCTTACTGTAGGCATCGATTTTACTGCCAGAGATATACAAGCCAATTTAAAGAAGAAGGGGCTGCCCTGGGAAAAAGCCAAAGCCTGGGACAATTCAGCCGTAGCCGGTAATTGGGTACTCTTTAGTGAAGAGATGCGCAAGGGACCCATTGTATTCTCTTTGAACCAGAATGGCAAACAAGTGCAACTAGGCAATACACAAGACATGATTTTTTCATTCGATCATATTGTATCGCATATCTCCCGCTATTTCTCATTGAATATTGGAGATATGATTTATACCGGAACCCCTGCCGGTGTAGGTGAATGTGTGGTAGGCGATCAGTTACAGGGATTTTTAGCGGATCAAAAAATGTTTGAACTCGAGATTAAATAA
- the msrA gene encoding peptide-methionine (S)-S-oxide reductase MsrA produces the protein MQKWIDVIRLANNGNLNPDQRIEKSEEEWKSLLTEEQFYVTRKKGTERAHSSEMCNLFEPGKYACVCCNTVLFDSEEKFQSGTGWPSFTQPIKENTINYIKDVTFGMYRIETTCSTCDAHLGHVFQDGPMPSGLRFCINAVALKKVKSDEKKVTFGGGCFWCTEAMFQQLKGVVNVESGYSGGEIINPTYREVCSGTTGHAEVIEITYLPSEISFEDLVKIHLTTHNPTTINKQGADRGTQYRSIIFYRTDDEKMQALKVIEDVQSAYDDMIVTEVKMFEHFHKAEANHQDYYNRNSETGYCMAVINPKLAKLKSLYQDKLKK, from the coding sequence ATGCAAAAATGGATAGATGTAATAAGATTAGCCAATAATGGCAATCTTAACCCAGACCAAAGAATAGAAAAATCGGAAGAGGAATGGAAATCACTTCTTACCGAAGAACAATTTTACGTAACTCGTAAAAAAGGAACAGAAAGAGCTCATAGCTCCGAAATGTGCAATTTGTTTGAACCCGGCAAATATGCCTGTGTTTGTTGTAACACTGTACTTTTTGACAGCGAAGAAAAATTTCAAAGTGGAACTGGGTGGCCTAGTTTTACACAGCCGATAAAAGAGAATACAATCAATTATATCAAAGATGTTACGTTTGGTATGTATCGAATAGAGACAACTTGTAGCACTTGTGATGCTCATTTAGGTCACGTGTTTCAAGATGGTCCTATGCCAAGTGGATTGAGATTTTGCATAAATGCTGTTGCTCTGAAAAAAGTAAAATCTGATGAGAAAAAAGTTACATTTGGTGGTGGTTGTTTTTGGTGCACAGAAGCTATGTTTCAGCAATTAAAAGGAGTTGTAAATGTAGAGAGTGGTTATAGTGGTGGTGAAATTATAAATCCTACATATAGAGAAGTCTGTTCTGGAACTACTGGTCACGCTGAAGTAATTGAAATTACTTATTTACCTTCTGAAATTAGCTTTGAAGATTTAGTGAAAATCCATTTAACTACTCACAATCCTACGACTATAAATAAACAAGGTGCTGATAGAGGAACACAATATCGTAGCATTATTTTTTACAGAACAGACGATGAAAAAATGCAAGCATTAAAGGTCATTGAAGATGTTCAATCTGCCTACGATGATATGATAGTAACAGAAGTGAAAATGTTTGAACATTTCCATAAGGCAGAAGCCAATCACCAAGACTATTACAATCGCAATAGCGAAA
- a CDS encoding ribose-phosphate pyrophosphokinase, translating to MNPSVKIFSGTGSQKLAEKIAQRFGATIGKINIQKFSDGEFQPVFLESIRGDYVFLVQSTYAPTDNLMELLLMIDAAKRASAYKVIAVIPYYGFARQDRKDKPRVAIGAKLIATLLEAAGADRVITMDLHAAQIQGFFDVPVDHLDSSAIFIPYIEQLKLENLAFAAPDVGSTNRVREVASYFNAEMVICDKHRKRANEIASMVVIGDVTGKDIVLVDDICDTGGTLAKAAALLKEKGARSVRALITHPVLSGNAYENIENSVLEELVVCDTIPLKKESGKIKVISVADLFAIAIRNAYENKSITSLFIHSQLKNRNK from the coding sequence ATGAATCCTTCTGTTAAAATTTTTTCCGGTACAGGATCGCAGAAATTGGCCGAGAAAATTGCCCAGCGTTTTGGAGCCACTATTGGCAAAATCAATATCCAGAAATTTAGCGATGGCGAGTTTCAGCCTGTTTTCTTAGAGAGTATCCGCGGTGATTATGTTTTTTTAGTGCAAAGCACGTATGCTCCCACCGACAATTTAATGGAGCTCCTGTTGATGATAGACGCGGCTAAAAGAGCCAGTGCCTACAAGGTAATTGCAGTGATTCCTTATTATGGTTTTGCCCGTCAAGACCGTAAGGACAAGCCCCGGGTTGCCATTGGCGCTAAGCTGATTGCCACTTTGTTGGAAGCCGCAGGCGCAGACCGTGTAATCACCATGGACTTACACGCGGCCCAGATTCAGGGATTCTTTGATGTTCCGGTAGACCACCTGGACAGTTCAGCGATTTTTATCCCTTATATAGAGCAATTGAAGCTCGAAAACCTGGCATTTGCCGCTCCGGACGTGGGTAGTACCAACCGAGTGCGCGAAGTGGCCAGCTATTTCAATGCAGAAATGGTGATTTGTGATAAGCACCGCAAAAGAGCCAATGAAATTGCCAGCATGGTGGTTATTGGAGACGTTACAGGAAAAGACATTGTATTGGTAGATGATATCTGCGACACAGGCGGAACCCTTGCCAAAGCGGCGGCTTTGCTTAAAGAAAAGGGCGCCAGAAGCGTCAGAGCCCTGATTACCCACCCTGTTTTAAGCGGAAATGCCTATGAAAATATAGAAAACAGCGTGTTGGAAGAGTTGGTGGTATGCGATACGATCCCTTTAAAAAAGGAATCCGGCAAAATCAAAGTCATTTCAGTGGCCGATTTATTCGCCATAGCTATCCGAAATGCCTATGAAAACAAGAGTATTACCAGTCTTTTCATTCATTCTCAGTTAAAAAACCGAAATAAGTAG
- a CDS encoding sensor histidine kinase, whose amino-acid sequence MISFILRGWNALANIGITDDLPFLEKKKTQVTNLVVGIGLPLFLYFGIVNAWNGLHLLSVMNFSLLVGGILILVTQFRQKYYLARFIVVIVTTTIFTAQSLLFRNGNEILLLVNLIVTIIYYSEKRFIAFITTVNVACYLWVKYISFQPPMFETVSDGRVLFNVLCGLISFTVALQYFKFEQLNNQQAIQQKNDELEALNKTKEKLFSIIAHDLRSPIAQIKSTLDLVNRDFISKEEFHELSHHFTKQIDQLQDNMNNLLTWSQSQLNGIVTKPQAVSPSLITKEVIELLKQQWQAKEIQIQFEPFDDLVWMDPDHLKVVMRNLLSNAIKFSKKKHSIVINHSRNNKELTIAVRDTGVGMDQKQLDSLFTAEEIISTHGTDKERGTGLGLKLCKEFLDKNKGEIWAISEKGIGSTFFINIPLYQPIGS is encoded by the coding sequence GTGATTTCCTTTATCCTGAGAGGCTGGAATGCGTTGGCCAATATTGGCATTACAGACGACTTGCCCTTTCTGGAAAAGAAAAAAACACAGGTAACCAATCTGGTTGTCGGAATTGGTCTTCCTCTTTTTCTATATTTCGGAATTGTAAACGCTTGGAATGGGCTCCACCTCTTATCGGTAATGAATTTCTCCTTACTTGTTGGGGGCATTTTAATTCTGGTTACGCAATTCAGACAAAAATATTACCTAGCCCGCTTTATCGTTGTTATTGTAACAACTACCATTTTCACCGCACAAAGTTTGCTATTCAGAAACGGAAATGAAATTCTTTTATTGGTCAATTTAATCGTGACCATTATTTACTATTCTGAAAAACGTTTCATAGCATTTATCACAACTGTGAATGTTGCCTGCTATCTATGGGTAAAATATATTTCGTTCCAGCCTCCCATGTTCGAAACCGTTTCCGACGGAAGGGTCTTATTCAATGTACTTTGCGGATTAATTTCTTTTACCGTAGCGCTGCAATATTTTAAGTTTGAACAATTGAATAATCAACAAGCCATTCAGCAAAAGAATGATGAACTAGAAGCCCTGAATAAAACCAAGGAAAAATTATTCTCCATCATTGCTCACGACCTACGTTCTCCTATTGCGCAAATCAAGAGCACCCTCGATCTGGTAAACCGTGACTTTATTTCAAAGGAAGAATTTCACGAGTTATCGCATCATTTTACCAAACAGATTGACCAGCTGCAGGACAATATGAACAACCTGCTCACCTGGAGTCAGAGTCAGCTAAACGGTATAGTCACCAAGCCCCAAGCAGTGTCCCCTTCTTTGATAACCAAAGAAGTAATTGAATTATTGAAACAGCAGTGGCAGGCCAAGGAGATCCAGATTCAGTTTGAACCCTTTGACGATTTGGTTTGGATGGATCCAGACCACCTGAAAGTGGTCATGCGCAATCTTTTATCGAATGCCATTAAGTTCAGCAAAAAGAAACATAGCATTGTTATCAATCATTCCCGCAATAACAAGGAACTAACCATAGCCGTTCGCGATACAGGTGTTGGTATGGATCAGAAGCAATTGGATTCCCTCTTTACTGCCGAAGAAATCATTTCTACCCACGGTACCGATAAGGAAAGAGGTACAGGTCTTGGACTAAAATTGTGCAAAGAGTTTTTAGACAAGAACAAGGGAGAAATCTGGGCCATCAGCGAAAAAGGAATTGGCAGTACTTTCTTCATTAATATCCCATTGTATCAGCCTATAGGGTCTTAA
- a CDS encoding Abi family protein — MRKVVFLLNHGSHWQLKPELYRDPMRFANHLDSLQKEIDRSNETFIDHYKQKYTNPTEPPCWMSLEVSSMGLLSKIFQNLSKSPEKLAITNHFGLKDVTVIENWILCFSTLRNICAHHGRVWNRRLIKIKLPTNPTYLFLNEKSVYPNKLYATLSCISYILKIISPGSTFNDRLKELMKTCPLAQTKEMGFPKNWLEEELWQ; from the coding sequence ATGCGGAAAGTTGTCTTTCTCTTAAATCACGGTAGTCATTGGCAATTAAAACCTGAATTGTATAGAGACCCGATGAGGTTTGCAAATCATCTAGATAGCTTGCAGAAAGAAATTGATAGAAGCAATGAGACTTTTATTGATCATTATAAACAAAAGTATACGAACCCTACTGAGCCCCCTTGCTGGATGAGTTTAGAAGTAAGTAGTATGGGCCTGCTTTCTAAGATTTTTCAAAACTTGAGTAAAAGCCCCGAAAAATTGGCTATTACCAACCATTTCGGTTTAAAAGATGTTACAGTAATTGAAAACTGGATACTTTGTTTTAGTACTTTGAGAAATATTTGCGCGCATCATGGACGCGTTTGGAATAGACGATTGATTAAAATTAAACTACCAACGAATCCGACATATCTTTTCTTAAATGAAAAATCAGTTTATCCAAACAAACTCTATGCAACGTTATCTTGCATTTCATACATTCTTAAGATAATTAGTCCAGGATCAACATTTAATGATAGACTTAAAGAATTGATGAAAACTTGCCCATTGGCGCAGACTAAGGAGATGGGATTCCCTAAAAATTGGTTAGAAGAAGAACTATGGCAATAA
- a CDS encoding peroxiredoxin family protein, producing the protein MNNKKYGIEGFDAPELEKFKWIDANGKDTEPIQLSNFKGKFIVLYCFQSWCPGCHKIGLPSLQQMVTALKNNQAIKFFAIQSVFEGKNQNTFEKLKETQKQYKLEIPFGQDEGDESTQNISTVMYHYRTGGTPWFIFINQEGKVVFNDFHLNTEKAIEFLQTIK; encoded by the coding sequence ATGAATAATAAAAAATATGGTATAGAGGGATTTGATGCCCCAGAACTGGAAAAATTTAAATGGATTGATGCAAATGGAAAAGATACTGAACCTATACAATTATCTAATTTTAAAGGAAAGTTTATTGTTTTGTATTGTTTTCAAAGTTGGTGTCCTGGCTGTCATAAAATAGGCTTGCCTTCGTTACAACAAATGGTCACTGCATTAAAAAACAACCAAGCTATTAAATTCTTTGCTATTCAATCAGTGTTTGAAGGTAAAAATCAAAATACTTTTGAAAAGCTAAAAGAAACACAAAAGCAGTATAAGTTGGAAATTCCTTTTGGACAAGATGAAGGAGATGAAAGCACGCAAAATATTTCAACAGTAATGTATCATTATAGAACAGGAGGAACTCCTTGGTTTATTTTTATAAACCAAGAAGGAAAAGTAGTATTCAATGATTTTCATTTGAATACCGAAAAAGCAATTGAATTTTTACAAACAATTAAATAA
- the radC gene encoding RadC family protein, translated as MRKFSIKDWAVDDQPRKKLMQRGSASLSNAELLTILINNGNAFLSANDIAKHLLMASENNLQKLASMSVKDMVNLKIKGLGEAKAIAIAASLELGIRRQSDPIQQKQVSSSKDVAGYLQNTLQFLQREVFAILLLNRANRIIHFEIVSEGGITGTVADPRIILKKALEYSATGIILCHNHPSGNLKPSHADEMLTKKIKNAASFLDILVTDHIIVSHEGYFSFADEGML; from the coding sequence ATGAGGAAATTTTCTATTAAAGATTGGGCGGTGGATGACCAACCCCGTAAGAAGCTGATGCAGCGCGGCTCTGCATCCCTTTCAAATGCCGAACTCCTGACCATTTTAATTAATAACGGGAATGCTTTCCTTAGTGCTAACGACATTGCCAAACACTTACTAATGGCAAGTGAAAATAATTTGCAGAAGCTGGCCTCTATGAGCGTAAAAGATATGGTGAACCTGAAAATAAAGGGGCTGGGCGAAGCCAAAGCCATTGCCATTGCGGCTTCCCTTGAATTGGGCATACGCCGCCAATCGGATCCTATTCAGCAAAAACAAGTGAGTAGCAGCAAAGACGTAGCGGGCTATTTACAGAATACCCTGCAATTTTTACAAAGGGAAGTATTTGCCATTTTATTACTGAACCGCGCCAACCGCATCATCCACTTTGAAATTGTGAGCGAGGGAGGCATCACCGGCACCGTTGCCGACCCCCGTATCATTTTAAAGAAGGCTCTGGAGTATAGTGCCACTGGAATTATTCTATGTCATAACCACCCCAGCGGCAACCTTAAACCCAGCCATGCAGACGAAATGCTGACCAAAAAAATTAAAAATGCTGCATCTTTTTTAGACATCCTGGTCACCGATCATATCATTGTGAGTCATGAAGGCTATTTCAGCTTTGCGGATGAGGGGATGCTTTGA
- the pth gene encoding aminoacyl-tRNA hydrolase, which translates to MTKFLIIGLGNIGEEYKHTRHNIGFDVLDAFVRKHNGFFKNDRLADVAEVKWKGKNFICIKPTTYMNLSGRAFKYWQDKEKIDTANTLTIVDDLALPLNKLRLRGSGSDAGHNGLKDIQLVLGTDQYPKLRFGIGNNFPKGRQVDFVLGKWLAEEQPIINQKIVACGEIIESFAAIGLEKTMNTANNLSFT; encoded by the coding sequence ATGACAAAGTTTTTAATAATCGGATTAGGCAATATAGGAGAGGAGTATAAGCATACCCGACACAATATTGGGTTTGACGTATTAGATGCTTTTGTCCGCAAGCACAATGGCTTTTTTAAAAATGATCGGTTGGCGGATGTAGCGGAAGTAAAGTGGAAGGGCAAGAACTTTATTTGCATCAAACCTACGACCTACATGAATTTGAGCGGAAGAGCCTTTAAATACTGGCAGGACAAAGAAAAGATAGACACGGCTAATACCCTTACTATTGTAGATGACCTGGCTTTGCCTTTAAATAAATTAAGGCTAAGGGGATCAGGATCGGATGCAGGACACAATGGCCTTAAAGATATCCAGCTGGTGCTGGGCACAGACCAGTATCCCAAACTACGGTTCGGCATTGGCAACAATTTCCCCAAAGGCCGACAGGTAGACTTTGTACTGGGTAAATGGCTGGCAGAAGAGCAGCCCATCATCAACCAGAAAATAGTGGCATGCGGGGAAATTATAGAGTCATTTGCCGCCATAGGGCTGGAAAAAACCATGAATACGGCAAATAATTTAAGCTTCACATAA
- a CDS encoding tyrosine-type recombinase/integrase produces MITIALKPFYYKGIECISIHGPNTAYFKTTIKKLTGIFWCHKERIWFIKCTREAFEHFKKQATLYFYLNTDELRKYLEQRSIVNTDITEPIKKVTAISLVKFPLSKDNILAYESMRNKLIVKGYSPNTIKNYLYEFRLLLRLLKERSVNDLDKNHVQSYLLWLLKEQGCSETKVHTTVNAIKFYFEQVMERGKEFYDLPRPKKPFKLPAILAEEEVMDLIKNIKNIKHRTMIMTGYSAGLRVSEIVGLKLKNIDSKRMMIHIQGAKGKKDRMVPLSRILLETLRKYFLLYKPKEYLFEGQFGGAYSTRSVQEVMHLAKQKVTDKQGSVHMLRHSYATHLMEAGTDIRIIQALLGHNSIRTTMLYTHVSRVAIGKIESPLDKLNW; encoded by the coding sequence ATGATTACAATAGCGTTAAAGCCATTCTATTATAAAGGGATAGAGTGCATTAGTATACATGGGCCAAATACAGCTTATTTCAAAACAACAATCAAAAAATTGACTGGCATATTTTGGTGCCACAAAGAAAGAATCTGGTTTATTAAATGTACTAGAGAGGCATTTGAACATTTTAAAAAACAAGCGACTCTGTATTTTTATTTGAACACAGATGAACTTAGAAAATACCTTGAACAAAGAAGCATTGTAAATACAGACATAACAGAACCAATAAAAAAAGTCACCGCAATTAGTCTGGTAAAATTTCCTTTATCCAAAGACAATATTTTAGCATACGAATCAATGCGAAATAAACTGATTGTAAAAGGATATAGTCCAAATACTATCAAAAATTATTTATATGAGTTTCGATTATTGTTGCGATTACTTAAAGAAAGATCTGTCAATGATTTAGATAAAAATCATGTTCAATCTTATTTATTATGGTTATTAAAAGAACAAGGTTGTAGTGAAACAAAAGTGCACACCACAGTAAATGCCATTAAATTTTATTTTGAACAAGTAATGGAAAGGGGGAAAGAATTTTATGATTTACCTAGACCAAAGAAGCCATTTAAGTTGCCCGCAATTTTAGCAGAGGAGGAGGTGATGGATTTAATTAAGAATATTAAAAACATTAAACACAGAACAATGATTATGACTGGCTATTCCGCAGGACTTAGAGTAAGTGAAATTGTTGGTTTAAAACTAAAAAATATAGATAGCAAAAGAATGATGATACATATACAAGGTGCAAAAGGAAAGAAGGACCGCATGGTTCCATTATCACGAATATTACTTGAAACATTAAGAAAGTATTTTCTTTTATATAAGCCTAAGGAATATTTATTCGAGGGCCAATTTGGGGGAGCATATAGTACTAGATCTGTTCAAGAAGTAATGCATTTGGCCAAACAAAAAGTAACTGATAAACAAGGAAGCGTACATATGTTGAGACATAGTTATGCAACACATTTGATGGAAGCAGGAACAGATATAAGAATCATTCAAGCCCTACTTGGGCATAACAGCATCCGAACTACCATGCTATATACCCATGTTAGTAGGGTGGCGATTGGAAAAATTGAAAGTCCACTAGATAAACTAAATTGGTAA
- a CDS encoding alpha-ketoacid dehydrogenase subunit alpha/beta: protein MLTPSILLQAYKLMMTAKSMSETYDANRAVCKYVHSTSRGHEAIQLATGLQLEPCDWVSPYYRDDSLMLAVGFTPYELMLQLLAKKDDPFSGGRSYYCHPSSKDPNRPSIIHQSSATGMQAIPTTGLAQGVQHLEKNLPGRLRKSADGKSPVVVCSLGDGCMSEGEVSEALQFAVLKELPIVYLVQDNQWSISATAEEIRTTNAYEYASGFKGLKRMQVDGSDFMRCFETMEQAVNYARNERKPVLVHAKVPLLGHHTSGVRKEFYRSREDLLKHGLYDPIPKLRLLLTGVGFTDAEINQIEADALELVLEDFKRAQAAAEPDIRSVEEHVFVPTPVREETGERVPKGAERILMVDAALHAIDEILAEHEEAILYGQDVGGRLGGVFREAATLAEKYGDNRVFNTAIQEAYIIGSTVGLSAMGMKPIVEVQFGDYIYPGFNQLVTEVSKSCYLSNGKYPVQMLLRVPVGAYGGGGPYHSGSIESTLLTIKGIKVVYPSNAADMKGLMKAAFLDPNPVIMLEHKGLYWSKVPGTDAARATEPSKDYVLPLGKANVVQTADMDLVRKGETMCVITYGMGVYWAKAAAERYAGQVEIVDLRTLFPLDEETVFTAVKRHGKVLVLSEEQQNNSFAEALSLRISNDCYHFLDAKVEVMGAKNLPAVPINVALESAMLPTANKVAERIGKLLNY from the coding sequence ATGTTAACCCCCAGCATATTATTACAGGCCTATAAACTCATGATGACTGCCAAGTCTATGAGTGAAACCTACGATGCCAATCGTGCGGTATGTAAATATGTGCACTCCACTTCGCGTGGACACGAAGCCATACAACTGGCTACCGGTCTGCAATTGGAGCCCTGCGATTGGGTGAGCCCTTATTATAGAGACGACAGCTTAATGCTGGCAGTCGGTTTTACTCCCTACGAGTTAATGCTGCAATTGCTCGCAAAAAAAGACGATCCCTTTTCGGGCGGTAGATCTTATTACTGTCATCCGAGCAGTAAGGATCCGAACCGACCCTCCATTATACACCAAAGTAGTGCTACCGGCATGCAAGCCATACCCACCACGGGTTTGGCGCAGGGCGTACAACATTTGGAAAAGAATTTACCCGGCCGTTTGCGTAAGTCTGCAGATGGCAAATCGCCTGTAGTCGTTTGTTCATTGGGAGATGGCTGTATGAGTGAGGGAGAAGTGAGTGAAGCTTTACAGTTTGCGGTATTGAAAGAATTACCGATTGTTTATTTGGTGCAAGATAACCAGTGGAGCATCAGTGCTACTGCAGAAGAAATCAGAACCACGAATGCATATGAATATGCAAGTGGCTTTAAGGGATTAAAGCGCATGCAGGTAGATGGCAGCGATTTCATGCGCTGTTTTGAAACCATGGAGCAGGCCGTGAACTATGCCCGCAATGAGCGCAAGCCCGTATTGGTGCATGCGAAAGTTCCTTTGTTAGGGCACCATACCAGTGGCGTAAGAAAAGAATTTTACCGTAGCCGCGAAGACTTATTGAAACACGGCTTATACGATCCCATCCCTAAACTCAGATTGTTGTTAACGGGCGTGGGCTTTACCGATGCAGAGATCAATCAGATAGAAGCCGATGCATTGGAATTAGTGTTAGAAGATTTTAAAAGAGCGCAAGCTGCAGCAGAACCCGATATACGTTCGGTGGAAGAACATGTATTTGTTCCTACACCGGTAAGAGAAGAAACAGGCGAAAGAGTACCGAAGGGAGCAGAGCGCATACTCATGGTGGACGCGGCATTACACGCCATAGACGAAATATTAGCTGAACACGAAGAAGCCATTTTATACGGCCAGGATGTGGGTGGAAGATTAGGAGGTGTGTTCAGAGAAGCGGCAACGCTCGCAGAAAAATACGGAGACAATAGAGTCTTTAATACGGCCATACAAGAGGCCTATATTATCGGATCCACTGTGGGCTTATCGGCCATGGGCATGAAACCCATTGTGGAAGTGCAGTTTGGCGATTATATCTATCCCGGCTTTAACCAGTTGGTAACGGAAGTATCGAAGTCTTGTTATTTATCGAACGGAAAATATCCTGTTCAAATGCTGTTGCGCGTACCCGTAGGGGCATACGGCGGCGGCGGACCTTATCATAGCGGAAGCATCGAGAGCACTTTGTTAACCATCAAAGGGATCAAAGTGGTCTATCCATCGAATGCGGCAGATATGAAGGGATTGATGAAAGCTGCCTTCTTAGACCCGAACCCTGTGATTATGCTAGAGCATAAGGGTTTGTACTGGAGCAAGGTACCCGGCACAGACGCTGCCAGGGCCACCGAACCTTCCAAGGACTATGTATTGCCATTGGGGAAAGCCAATGTGGTACAAACAGCCGATATGGATTTGGTACGCAAAGGAGAGACCATGTGCGTAATCACTTATGGAATGGGCGTTTACTGGGCCAAAGCCGCAGCAGAAAGATATGCAGGACAAGTAGAAATCGTAGACCTAAGAACCTTGTTTCCACTGGACGAAGAAACCGTATTTACCGCAGTAAAAAGACACGGAAAAGTACTGGTGCTAAGCGAGGAACAACAAAATAACTCCTTTGCCGAGGCTCTATCGCTTCGTATTTCTAACGATTGCTACCACTTTTTGGACGCCAAAGTAGAAGTAATGGGCGCCAAAAACTTACCGGCTGTGCCCATAAATGTGGCCCTGGAATCGGCTATGCTACCCACGGCCAACAAAGTAGCCGAAAGAATCGGCAAATTGTTGAACTACTAG